A genomic segment from Glycine soja cultivar W05 chromosome 20, ASM419377v2, whole genome shotgun sequence encodes:
- the LOC114403764 gene encoding structural maintenance of chromosomes protein 5 yields the protein MAESRPPKRPKISRGDDDYMPGNILEIELCNFMTFDYLKCKPGPRLNLVIGPNGSGKSSLVCAIALGLCGEPQLLGRATSIGAYVKRGEESGYIKITLRGDHKVEHITIMRKINTNNKSEWLLNGNVVPKKDVAETIQRFNIQVNNLTQFLPQDRVCEFAKLTPVQLLEETEKAVGDPQLPEQHRALVDKSRALKHIELSLEKNEGTLKQLKERNAELETDVERVRQRDELLAKAEAMKKKLPWLRYDMKQAEYREAKERENDAAKALEEAAKLLNDLKEPIMKQKEEKAALYAKCKKVSNHASENAKKRTELMEEENKLDVELKGKYKEMEELRRQEETRQQKLVKAREEVAIAELELENLPLYVPPKDELQRLTAKIAELDYSAKQMRQKKSQAENEINHKKSSMNRIKERLIEMNNKSTKCLHALQRSGAEKIFEAYKWVQDHRHEFNKEVYGPVLLEVNVSNKDHAAYLEGQVAHYTWKSFITQDSGDRDLLAKHLRFFDVNVLNYTGGDGPQREPFEISEDKRALGIYSRLDQIFDAPIAVKEVLISQFNLDYSYIGSEKSDQNAGEVRKLGILDFWTPENHYHWSKSRYANYESAVVNQVQRPQLLLNNLNVGEIEKLSSEQRELEEIVANLEESVKRFHDEERSLLNQSANLRKQWEDISITVQNEQKKRQAIISRIDQKKKFLKLMEERDDLDTEIAKLVDQATKYNIRRFHNAMEIKDLLVEAVSYRRIFIEQRMAFIEFDAKIVEMEANLKQHEKFALQASLHFDNCKKESENCRQDLTDSLKYAKSIARLTPELKKEFLEMPTTIEDLEAAIQDTTSEANSILFVNHNILEQYEDRQQQIEDLAAKLEADKKESTRCLAELNNIKGKWLPTLRNLVAKINETFSFNFQEMAVAGEVSLDERDMDFDQFGILIKVKFRENGQLQNLSAHHQSGGERSVSTIVYLVSLQDLTNCPFRVVDEINQGMDPINERKMFQQLVRAASKPNTPQCFLLTPKLLPDLQYSEACSILNVMNGPWIEQPSKVWTAGDRWSIITGLVGDTHC from the exons TAATTGGGCCCAATGGTTCTGGTAAAAGTTCGCTTGTATGTGCTATTGCTCTTGGCCTCTGTGGAGAGCCCCAG TTGCTTGGGCGTGCTACGAGTATTGGGGCATATGTGAAGCGGGGAGAAGAATCTGGCTACATTAAGATCACCTTGAGAGGGGACCATAAAGTGGAACACATTACCATTATGCGTAAAATTAATACTAATAACAAGTCTGAATGGTTGCTCAATG GAAATGTGGTGCCTAAAAAGGATGTGGCTGAAACCATTCAAAGGTTTAATATACAAGTCAATAATTTGACTCAA TTTTTACCGCAAGACAGGGTCTGTGAGTTTGCAAAGTTAACTCCTGTTCAACTTCTGGAAGAGACCGAAAAGGCTGTTGGTGATCCACAGCTTCCAGAGCAACATCGAGCATTAGTTGATAAAAGTCGTGCATTGAAGCATATTGAGTTG TCtctggagaaaaatgaaggaactTTAAAACAGTTGAAGGAACGGAATGCTGAATTAGAGACGGATGTTGAACGTGTTCGTCAAAGAGACGAACTTCTTGCCAAG GCTGAagcaatgaaaaagaaattgccATGGCTGAGGTATGATATGAAGCAGGCAGAATACCGGGAAGCTAAGGAGCGTGAGAATGATGCCGCAAAGGCATTGGAGGAAGCTGCAAAGTTATTAAATGATCTTAAAGAACCCATTAT gaaacaaaaagaagagaaggctGCATTATATGCAAAATGCAAAAAGGTTAGCAACCATGCAAGTGAGAATGCAAAGAAGCGAACCGAACTTATGGAGGAGGAGAACAAATTG GATGtagaattaaaaggaaaatacaaAGAAATGGAAGAGTTGAGGAGGCAGGAAGAAACTCGACAACAAAAACTTGTAAAAGCTAGGGAGGAAGTTGCTATTGCTGAACTTGAACTTGAGAATCTACCCCTTTATGTACCTCCTAAGGATGAGCTT CAAAGACTAACGGCCAAAATTGCGGAATTGGATTATTCTGCTAAGCAAATGAGGCAGAAGAAGTCacaagcagaaaatgaaataaaccaTAAGAAGTCATCCATGAATCGGATTAAAGAAAG GTTGAttgaaatgaataataaaagtaCAAAGTGTTTGCATGCATTGCAAAGATCAGGGGCTGAAAAAATTTTTGAAGCTTATAAATGGGTCCAAGATCATCGGCATGAATTCAATAAGGAGGTTTACGGCCCAGTTTTATTAGAG GTGAATGTCTCAAATAAGGATCATGCTGCATATCTAGAGGGTCAAGTGGCTCATTACACTTGGAAG TCCTTCATAACACAAGATTCTGGTGATCGAGATCTTTTGGCGAAACACCTACGGTTCTTTGATGTAAATGTTCTAAATTATACTGGCGGTGATGGTCCCCAAAGAGAGCCTTTTGAAATTTCTGAAGAT AAGCGTGCTCTTGGCATCTACTCCCGGCTGGATCAAATTTTTGATGCTCCTATTGCTGTGAAGGAGGTTTTGATTAGCCAGTTTAATCTAGATTATTCA TATATTGGATCCGAAAAATCTGATCAGAATGCTGGTGAGGTCCGGAAATTGGGAATCCTAGATTTTTGGACACCTGAGAATCACTACCATTGGTCCAAGTCTAGATATGCAAATTATGAATCTGCAGTCGTTAATCAAGTGCAACGCCCACAACTTTTATTGAATA atttgaatgttGGTGAAATTGAGAAGCTGAGTTCCGAGCAAAGGGAGCTTGAAGAAATTGTTGCTAATTTGGAGGAAAGTGTTAAAAGGTTTCACGACGAAGAAAGAAGCTTACTGAATCAATCTGCTAATCTTCGTAAACAGTGG GAGGACATTAGTATTACAGTACAGAATGAGCAAAAGAAACGTCAAGCAATCATTAGCCGTATTG ATCAAAAGAAAAAGTTCTTGAAACTGATGGAGGAACGGGATGATCTAGATACTGAGATAGCAAAGCTTGTTGATCAGGCTACAAAATATAACATTCGGCGTTTCCATAATGCAATGGAAATTAAG GATCTTCTTGTTGAAGCTGTGAGTTACAGACGGATTTTTATTGAACAACGTATGGCTTTCATTGAATTTGATGCAAAG atTGTAGAAATGGAGGCCAATCTGAAGCAGCATGAGAAATTTGCCCTGCAAGCATCATTGCACTTTGATAACT gtAAGAAAGAATCTGAGAATTGTAGACAGGATCTTACAGATTCCTTGAAGTATGCTAAATCAATTGCTCGGCTTACACCTGAGCTAAAGAAGGAATTTCTTGAG ATGCCTACTACAATTGAGGACCTGGAAGCAGCTATCCAAGATACCACTTCTGAAGCCAATTCAATCCTTTTTGTCAATCATAACATATTGGAACAATATGAAGATCGCCAACAACAG ATAGAAGATCTTGCAGCGAAACTGGAAGCAGACAAAAAGGAATCTACACGGTGTTTGGctgaattaaataacattaaG GGAAAATGGCTTCCAACATTGAGAAACCTTGTGGCAAAGATAAATGAAACTTTCAGTTTTAATTTCCAAGAGATGGCTGTTGCTGGAGAAGTTTCACTAG ATGAACGTGATATGGACTTTGATCAATTTGGAATacttataaaagttaaattcaG AGAAAACGGACAGCTTCAAAATCTCAGTGCTCACCATCAATCTGGCGGG GAACGCTCAGTTTCAACTATTGTTTATCTTGTTTCCCTTCAAGATCTTACAAACTGCCCATTTAGAGTCGTTGATGAGATCAACCAAG GGATGGACCCAATAAATGAAAGGAAGATGTTCCAGCAATTAGTGAGAGCAGCAAGCAAGCCAAATACGCCCCA GTGTTTCCTTCTTACCCCGAAATTGTTACCAGATCTGCAATATAGTGAGGCATGCAGTATATTGAATGTGATGAATGGCCCTTGGATTGAGCAACCCTCAAAGG TCTGGACTGCTGGTGATCGATGGAGTATCATCACGGGACTTGTTGGAGACACCCATTGTTAA
- the LOC114403745 gene encoding uncharacterized protein LOC114403745 — protein sequence MDGERETLEEPIEKEGSLVGDGKDLKVGVLGSDLCIEGVVCTRERDAELNGDVGFDGSKEEGKGVDPSGGEAAEALGEDSQVLRSLESKSVNEIAELDGNEATLKTLDEQKNIDDKEVNKLVEKEAISDVIQAEPDVTQSIKEHAGDLGEGSQVVRSLEGKSENETAELDGNDVTLKTLDEQKNIDIQVESDISQSIEGQAGIAEQVGSQGEQEIEGEKLDDAKQRKPTHGRVAKHVSNKSSGNILQASYQLPKEKSEFSVYDMVWGKVKSHPWWPGQIFDPSDSSVEAKKHLKKDRHLVAYFGDRTFAWNESSQLKLFRTHFSNVVKQSNSDAFQNAVDCALDEVGRCAEFGLACSCIPKDTYDEIKLQTVQNTGIREELSFTRRVDESLNASSFSPENILEYLKTLSEFPTGGFDRLELLIAKAQLLAFYRLKGYSCLPELQYCGVVDNDTDAFLIKDLIKGSDKSLSEVNKHATHASKKGQTGAGNLKTANGSCLKRKHNLKDDLYPEKKKIILSEAAGGTPDSSLGNYQPGMKDRRKTISLAKVSNTINQSFKIGERILRVANQLTGPPSSMLKCSGDRTQMEDGSADGFPGNGSDVFSPNPEKTQKSSFTVPTEYSSLDDLLHLLQWVAHEPLGDYSSLNVIVSFFSDFRNSIIVANDSGKENFPTKKVGAKRNKRPVGGSPETFEFDDLSHTHWTDMGIQSGSEKQQSQRSSRRDYQHAPAEPEKPFIVYTRRSYSRKQCSDSNHVAVPEKHSGCADENSPVELVLNFAELDSVPSEMRLNKIFRRFGPLNESETEVDRGSSRARVVFKKCVDAEVAFSSAKKFNIFGSVLVNYKLNHTPSTLSKASSLATTQDQENGNAS from the exons ATGGATGGTGAAAGAGAAACCCTAGAGGAGCCTATAGAAAAGGAGGGATCTTTGGTTGGGGATGGGAAGGACCTAAAGGTGGGGGTTTTGGGTTCTGATTTGTGCATAGAAGGTGTTGTTTGCACTCGTGAGCGTGATGCTGAGCTGAATGGTGATGTGGGTTTTGATGGATCAAAAGAGGAGGGTAAAGGTGTGGATCCTTCAGGTGGAGAAGCTGCTGAGGCTCTTGGTGAGGATTCTCAAGTTTTGAGATCCTTAGAAAGTAAGAGCGTGAATGAGATTGCTGAGTTAGATGGAAATGAAGCTACCTTGAAAACATTGGATGAGCAGAAGAACATTGATGACAAGGAGGTCAATAAGTTAGTGGAGAAAGAAGCAATTAGTGATGTTATTCAGGCTGAGCCAGATGTTACGCAAAGCATTAAAGAACATGCTGGGGATCTTGGTGAAGGTTCTCAAGTTGTGAGGTCCTTAGAAGGTAAGAGTGAGAATGAGACTGCTGAGTTGGATGGAAATGATGTCACCTTGAAAACATTGGATGAGCAGAAGAACATTGATATTCAGGTTGAGTCGGATATTAGTCAAAGCATTGAAGGGCAAGCTGGCATTGCTGAGCAGGTTGGTTCACAAGGAGAGCAGGAAATTGAAGGTGAAAAACTTGATGATGCTAAACAGCGAAAACCAACACATGGAAGAGTTGCAAAGCATGTGTCAAATAAAAGTTCAGGAAACATTCTTCAAGCAAGTTATCAGCTGCCAAAGGAAAAATCTGAGTTTTCTGTGTATGATATGGTTTGGGGTAAGGTGAAAAGCCATCCGTGGTGGCCAGGGCAGATATTTGATCCCTCGGATTCGTCTGTGGAGGCAAAGAAGCATTTAAAAAAGGACCGCCATTTGGTTGCGTATTTTGGGGATAGAACATTTGCTTGGAATGAGTCATCTCAGCTAAAGCTCTTTAGGACTCATTTCTCTAATGTTGTAAAGCAGAGCAATTCAGATGCATTTCAGAATGCAGTAGATTGTGCTTTGGATGAAGTCGGGAGATGTGCAGAATTTGGGTTAGCATGTTCCTGCATACCTAAAGATACTTATGACGAGATTAAGCTCCAAACTGTTCAAAACACTGGGATTCGAGAAGAACTAAGTTTCACACGCAGAGTGGATGAATCTTTAAATGCTAGTTCCTTTTCACCTGAGAACATTTTGGAATACTTGAAAACTCTATCCGAGTTTCCAACTGGTGGCTTTGATCGATTGGAGCTTTTAATTGCTAAGGCTCAGTTGCTTGCTTTCTATCGTTTGAAGGGTTACTCTTGCTTGCCTGAGTTGCAATATTGTGGAGTTGTGGATAATGACACTGATGCCTTCTTAATTAAGGACTTAATTAAGGGCTCTGATAAAAGTTTGAGTGAAGTTAATAAGCATGCAACTCATGCGAGTAAAAAAGGTCAAACTGGTGCTGGAAATTTGAAGACAGCAAATGGCTCCTGTCTCAAACGCAAGCATAATTTGAAAGATGATTTATAtccagaaaagaagaaaataattttgtcaGAAGCAGCAGGTGGGACTCCAGATTCTTCACTTGGTAATTATCAGCCAG GGAtgaaagataggagaaaaacaATTTCCCTTGCCAAAGTTTCAAATACCATAAATCAATCATTTAAGATTGGTGAACGTATTCTAAGGGTTGCTAATCAACTTACTGGACCACCCTCCTCTATGTTGAAGTGTTCTGGAGACAGGACTCAAATGGAAGATGGAAGTGCTGATGGTTTTCCAGGGAATGGATCTGATGTCTTCTCCCCTAATCCTGAGAAGACTCAGAAGTCAAGCTTCACTGTTCCAACGGAATATTCATCTCTAGATGATTTGCTACATTTACTTCAGTGGGTAGCACATGAACCCCTGGGAGATTATAGTTCCCTGAATGTTATAGTGAGCTTCTTCTCTGATTTCAGGAATTCAATAATCGTGGCCAATGATTCtggaaaagaaaattttcctACAAAGAAAGTTGGTGCTAAAAGGAATAAACGACCTGTGGGTGGATCACCTGaaacatttgaatttgatgatCTGAGTCATACACATTGGACTGACATGGGCATCCAGAGTGGTTCTGAAAAACAGCAGTCACAGAGAAGCAGCAGAAGAGACTATCAACATGCCCCTGCTGAGCCAGAAAAACCTTTTATAGTTTATACTCGTAGGTCCTATTCCAGGAAACAATGTTCTGACAGCAATCATGTTGCAGTTCCTGAAAAGCATTCTGGTTGTGCAGATGAGAATTCCCCAGTTGAGCTTGTTTTAAACTTTGCTGAGCTGGATTCTGTTCCCTCAGAAATGCGCCTAAATAAGATTTTTAGGCGATTTGGACCTCTAAATGAATCTGAAACAGAAGTTGATAGAGGGAGCAGCCGGGCTAGAGTGGTTTTTAAGAAGTGTGTTGATGCAGAGGTTGCTTTCAGTAGTGCTAAAAAGTTCAACATATTTGGATCAGTTCTTGTAAATTACAAGCTTAACCATACTCCAAGTACATTATCCAAAGCTTCATCTCTTGCCACAACTCAAGACCAGGAGAACGGAAATGCATCTTGA
- the LOC114403746 gene encoding nuclear transcription factor Y subunit B-1-like produces MSDAPPSPTHESGGEQSPRGSSSGAREQDRYLPIANISRIMKKALPPNGKIAKDAKDTMQECVSEFISFITSEASEKCQKEKRKTINGDDLLWAMATLGFEDYIEPLKVYLARYREAEGDTKGSARSGDGSATPDQVGLAGQNSQLVHQGSLNYIGLQVQPQHLVMPSMQSHE; encoded by the exons ATGTCGGATGCGCCACCGAGCCCGACTCATGAGAGTGGGGGCGAGCAGAGCCCGCGCGGTTCGTCGTCCGGCGCGAGGGAGCAGGACCGGTACCTCCCGATTGCCAACATCAGCCGCATTATGAAGAAGGCTCTGCCTCCCAACGGCAAGATTGCAAAGGATGCCAAAGACACCATGCAGGAATGCGTTTCTGAGTTCATCAGCTTCATTACCAGCGA GGCGAGTGAGAAATGCCagaaggagaagagaaagaCAATCAATGGAGACGATTTGCTATGGGCCATGGCCACTTTAGGATTTGAAGACTACATAGAGCCGCTTAAGGTGTACCTGGCTAGGTACAGAGag GCGGAG GGTGACACTAAAGGATCTGCTAGAAGTGGTGATGGATCTGCTACACCAGATCAAGTTGGCCTTGCAGGTCAAAATTCTCAG CTTGTTCATCAGGGTTCGCTGAACTATATTGGTTTGCAG GTGCAACCACAACATCTGGTTATGCCTTCAATGCAAAGCCATGAATAG